A region from the Halomonas piscis genome encodes:
- a CDS encoding IS5 family transposase, with protein sequence MGKSRGGLSTKIHAAVDALGNPVRLVLTPGQASEYGAAPALLEGFSPQAVLGDKGYDSTALRDMIQAAGAEPVIPPKKNRLARIEVDWHCYQDRNLVERFFQKIKKFRRLSTRYERLARNYQSLLCLVSAAIWLA encoded by the coding sequence ATGGGCAAATCTCGAGGCGGATTGAGCACCAAAATTCATGCCGCAGTCGATGCGTTAGGTAACCCAGTACGATTGGTTCTCACACCGGGCCAGGCGTCGGAGTATGGTGCTGCTCCCGCTCTACTGGAAGGTTTTTCCCCGCAAGCAGTGCTGGGCGACAAGGGGTATGACTCCACTGCTCTGCGGGACATGATTCAGGCCGCAGGTGCCGAGCCGGTGATTCCTCCGAAAAAGAATCGTTTGGCGCGCATTGAAGTAGACTGGCACTGTTACCAAGATCGCAATCTGGTGGAGAGGTTCTTTCAGAAAATCAAGAAGTTCCGGCGGTTATCTACACGCTATGAGCGACTGGCAAGAAACTACCAGTCACTCCTCTGCCTCGTGTCAGCCGCCATATGGCTGGCCTAA
- a CDS encoding ISL3 family transposase, giving the protein MDGTQILTLGLGLEAPWILKDQHLDTSVSPHRLDLYVEAERGSLYPCPECGEACPAHDFADKTWRHLNFFQHHCYLHARVPRTKCPEHGVKRIEVPWARPGSDFTLLFEQAAMSLVKEMPVLAVSRQLEISDKRLWRIVHHYVGRMLGQLDLSNVATVGVDETASRRGQRYVTVFLDMQRKQEPVIFAVPGHGKDAIKAFSAFLAAHGGDPDNVVEVVCDMSQAFLSGVAEYLPKAEVTVDWFHIVQTFTKRLDEVRKKERREQEHPKSLRWALLKSLDNENLTPKQLAALQELVADQSATSDAWVIKEKLRWIQKAPTPRAARWRITHYLRVMKAAVSEKPLLKPMGKALATLERHADAVVRRWISGLTNARLEGMNGLFQAARSRARGYRNEANFIAMIYLIGSPVGRLFDQAKST; this is encoded by the coding sequence ATGGACGGCACCCAGATTCTGACCCTCGGCCTGGGCTTGGAAGCGCCCTGGATTCTCAAGGACCAGCACCTGGACACCTCCGTATCGCCCCACCGTCTGGACCTCTACGTCGAGGCCGAGCGTGGCAGCCTCTACCCCTGCCCTGAGTGCGGCGAGGCCTGTCCGGCTCATGACTTCGCTGACAAGACGTGGCGGCACCTGAACTTCTTCCAGCATCACTGCTACTTGCATGCTCGCGTGCCGCGTACCAAGTGCCCGGAGCATGGCGTCAAGCGTATCGAGGTCCCTTGGGCGAGGCCGGGCAGCGACTTCACCCTGCTGTTCGAGCAGGCGGCCATGTCACTGGTCAAGGAGATGCCGGTGTTGGCCGTCTCCCGACAGCTGGAGATCTCCGACAAGCGGCTGTGGCGCATCGTGCATCACTACGTCGGTCGGATGCTGGGGCAGCTGGATCTGAGCAACGTGGCCACCGTTGGCGTGGACGAAACCGCGTCCCGGCGTGGCCAGCGCTATGTGACGGTGTTCCTTGATATGCAACGCAAGCAGGAACCGGTGATCTTCGCCGTCCCCGGCCACGGCAAGGACGCCATCAAGGCCTTTAGCGCCTTCCTGGCGGCCCATGGCGGCGATCCGGACAACGTGGTCGAGGTCGTCTGCGACATGTCACAAGCCTTCCTCAGCGGCGTGGCTGAGTACCTTCCCAAGGCCGAGGTCACGGTCGACTGGTTCCATATCGTGCAGACCTTCACCAAGCGGCTAGACGAGGTGCGCAAGAAGGAGCGCCGCGAGCAGGAACACCCCAAGTCGCTGCGCTGGGCCCTGCTGAAGAGCCTGGACAACGAGAACCTGACGCCCAAGCAGCTGGCGGCTCTCCAGGAGCTGGTGGCTGACCAGAGCGCCACGTCCGATGCCTGGGTGATCAAGGAGAAGCTGCGCTGGATCCAGAAGGCGCCGACGCCACGAGCGGCTCGATGGCGCATCACGCACTACCTCAGGGTCATGAAGGCGGCGGTCTCGGAGAAGCCATTGCTGAAGCCGATGGGAAAGGCCCTGGCGACGTTGGAGCGCCACGCCGATGCGGTGGTTAGGCGTTGGATTTCGGGACTGACGAACGCACGACTGGAAGGCATGAACGGTCTGTTTCAGGCGGCTCGGTCACGCGCACGGGGTTACCGGAACGAAGCCAACTTCATCGCCATGATCTACCTGATTGGCAGCCCGGTGGGGCGCCTGTTCGATCAGGCCAAATCCACATGA
- a CDS encoding SH3 domain-containing protein: MHWKLAAFGLLSLHASFALANYEQGTQELQSKNYASALYEFRQSAETGNPDAQYRLATMYQQGIGTPQKADKATKWYRLAADSGHPAAQVQLANQYLQDDDDDDAARWYKRAANQGETAAQFRLGLMYLEGRGVEQDDAQAAKWLGKAAEQGITAAQNNLGSLYEDGRGVEQDNAMAVKWYRQAAEGGDAYAQNSLGAMYAQGKGVDQNHAWATFWFALAAAQGNEVAAKNIASSQKHLQTATISVGTANIRAGSSTDYDIVTKAHRGDTLRILGSNSGWSQVYLPGLQQLGWVASRLLE; the protein is encoded by the coding sequence ATGCACTGGAAATTAGCCGCATTTGGCCTTTTGAGTCTTCATGCATCATTTGCCCTTGCGAACTATGAGCAGGGTACCCAAGAGCTTCAGTCCAAGAACTACGCCTCCGCGCTATATGAGTTTCGTCAGTCTGCTGAAACCGGCAATCCCGATGCCCAGTATCGACTAGCAACAATGTACCAGCAGGGCATCGGCACACCGCAAAAAGCCGACAAAGCCACCAAGTGGTACCGTTTAGCAGCTGATTCAGGACATCCAGCAGCCCAAGTGCAACTGGCCAACCAGTATCTGCAAGATGACGATGACGACGACGCCGCACGCTGGTATAAGCGCGCCGCTAATCAGGGCGAAACCGCGGCGCAGTTTCGCCTGGGGCTGATGTACCTCGAAGGGCGCGGCGTAGAGCAGGACGATGCCCAGGCAGCCAAGTGGCTCGGCAAGGCCGCCGAGCAGGGGATAACGGCGGCACAGAACAACCTTGGCTCACTTTACGAAGACGGCCGTGGCGTCGAGCAGGACAATGCTATGGCTGTAAAATGGTATCGCCAAGCTGCCGAAGGTGGCGATGCTTATGCCCAGAACAGCTTAGGTGCGATGTACGCTCAGGGTAAAGGCGTTGACCAAAACCATGCTTGGGCCACGTTCTGGTTCGCCCTGGCTGCCGCACAAGGCAACGAAGTTGCGGCAAAGAATATCGCCTCAAGCCAAAAGCATTTGCAAACTGCCACGATTAGCGTCGGGACAGCCAACATTCGCGCCGGTAGTTCCACCGACTACGACATTGTCACCAAAGCTCACCGCGGCGACACGCTGCGCATCCTGGGCAGCAATAGTGGTTGGAGCCAAGTCTACCTTCCCGGACTACAGCAGCTCGGCTGGGTTGCCTCTCGCCTGCTCGAATAG